A region of Plantactinospora sp. BC1 DNA encodes the following proteins:
- a CDS encoding MauE/DoxX family redox-associated membrane protein has translation MLQSLAALQSLLVGVVLIWSARIKLVDRRAAEQARTSALGTLLGAERAVPAYRVLGGAELLLGVLLVLPPAPVAEPVAAAALAAGFVGYLWYARRVAPGASCGCLSARATPVTGRSIGRAGVLVLAGLFGIAAGGAYWLPALTGDPVGSAGLLLAEAALIVALSPEFDAYWLLPLRRLRARLTHPLRGGAGVPLLASVQQLQLSTAYRQVAGLLTSDVREHWLEESWRMVCYSARYQGRPATAVFAVPAAEVAPGRVRVALVDDSTGATLVSLADPAYAN, from the coding sequence ATGCTCCAGTCCCTGGCGGCGCTCCAGTCCCTGCTGGTCGGCGTCGTGTTGATCTGGTCGGCCCGGATAAAGCTCGTCGACCGGCGGGCCGCCGAGCAGGCGCGTACCTCGGCGCTCGGCACCCTGCTCGGCGCCGAGCGGGCGGTGCCGGCGTACCGGGTGCTCGGCGGGGCCGAGCTGCTGCTCGGCGTCCTGCTGGTGCTGCCGCCGGCCCCGGTCGCCGAACCGGTGGCGGCCGCCGCGCTGGCCGCCGGCTTCGTCGGCTATCTCTGGTACGCCCGCCGCGTCGCGCCCGGCGCCTCGTGCGGCTGCCTGAGCGCCAGGGCCACCCCGGTCACCGGGCGGAGCATCGGCCGGGCCGGCGTGCTGGTGCTGGCCGGGCTCTTCGGCATCGCGGCCGGTGGCGCGTACTGGCTGCCGGCGCTGACCGGCGACCCGGTCGGTTCGGCCGGGCTGCTGCTCGCCGAGGCGGCGCTGATCGTCGCGCTGTCGCCGGAGTTCGACGCGTACTGGCTGCTGCCGCTGCGCCGGCTCCGCGCCCGGCTCACCCATCCGCTGCGCGGCGGTGCCGGGGTACCACTGCTGGCCAGTGTGCAGCAGCTCCAGCTCAGTACCGCGTACCGGCAGGTCGCCGGGCTGCTCACCTCGGACGTCCGGGAACACTGGCTGGAGGAGTCCTGGCGGATGGTCTGCTACTCGGCCCGTTACCAGGGCCGGCCGGCGACGGCGGTCTTCGCGGTACCGGCCGCCGAGGTGGCGCCGGGCCGGGTCCGGGTCGCCCTGGTGGACGACTCGACCGGAGCCACCCTGGTCAGCCTGGCCGACCCGGCGTACGCGAACTGA
- the nucS gene encoding endonuclease NucS: MRLVIARCSVDYVGRLSAHLPLATRLLMVKADGSVSIHADDRAYKPLNWMSPPCRLEEAPGVWRVVNKAGEELRITLEEIFQDTSYELGVDPGLRKDGVEAHLQELLAASPTELGEGFTLVRREYMTAIGPVDLLCRDGAGAAVAVEVKRRGEIDGVEQLTRYLELLNRDPLLAPVSGMFVAQEIKPQARVLATDRGIRCVVVNYDRLRGIERDELTLF; the protein is encoded by the coding sequence GTGCGGTTGGTGATTGCGCGGTGCTCCGTGGACTACGTCGGACGACTCTCGGCGCACCTGCCGCTGGCGACCCGGTTGCTGATGGTGAAGGCGGACGGGTCGGTCTCGATCCACGCCGACGACCGGGCCTACAAGCCGTTGAACTGGATGAGCCCGCCGTGCCGGCTGGAGGAGGCCCCCGGGGTGTGGCGGGTGGTCAACAAGGCCGGCGAGGAACTGCGGATCACCCTGGAGGAGATCTTCCAGGACACCTCCTACGAGCTGGGTGTCGACCCGGGGCTGCGCAAGGACGGTGTGGAGGCGCACCTCCAGGAGTTGCTGGCCGCCAGCCCGACCGAGCTGGGCGAGGGGTTCACGCTGGTGCGCCGGGAGTACATGACCGCGATCGGCCCGGTCGACCTGCTCTGCCGGGACGGTGCCGGTGCCGCCGTGGCGGTCGAGGTGAAGCGGCGGGGCGAGATCGACGGGGTGGAGCAGCTCACCCGCTATCTGGAGCTGCTCAACCGCGATCCGCTGCTCGCCCCGGTCAGCGGGATGTTCGTGGCCCAGGAGATCAAGCCGCAGGCCCGGGTGCTCGCCACCGACCGGGGCATCCGGTGCGTGGTGGTGAACTACGACCGGCTGCGCGGCATCGAGCGGGACGAGCTGACGCTCTTCTGA
- a CDS encoding MarR family winged helix-turn-helix transcriptional regulator has protein sequence MTAPLPPLSSEEEAVVRALGRAIIVVPRALDADLTREQRLSINEYSALMHLSEAPDRRMRMNELATACDLSLSGMTRIVTRLEQQGFVERIRCSEDARGWNAVLTGAGLTRLEAAYPTHLASVRRHIVDHLDGLDLGQLADALRRFATTGRCAEHSTPESGAAS, from the coding sequence ATGACAGCCCCGTTGCCTCCGCTGAGCAGCGAGGAGGAGGCCGTCGTCCGGGCCCTGGGCCGGGCGATCATCGTCGTGCCGCGCGCGCTGGACGCCGACCTGACCCGCGAGCAGCGCCTGTCGATCAACGAATACAGCGCGCTGATGCACCTCTCCGAGGCGCCCGACCGCCGGATGCGGATGAACGAACTCGCCACCGCCTGCGACCTCTCGCTCAGCGGGATGACCCGGATCGTCACCCGGCTGGAGCAGCAGGGCTTCGTCGAACGCATCCGCTGCTCCGAGGACGCCCGAGGCTGGAACGCGGTGCTCACCGGCGCCGGGCTGACCCGGCTCGAAGCGGCGTACCCGACCCACCTGGCCAGCGTCCGGCGGCACATCGTCGACCACCTCGACGGGCTGGACCTCGGGCAGCTCGCGGACGCGCTGCGCCGGTTCGCCACGACCGGCCGGTGCGCGGAGCACTCGACCCCGGAGTCCGGGGCCGCCTCCTGA
- a CDS encoding class I SAM-dependent methyltransferase — protein MGLHALRFRLVDSENSWGARRRARRAGWLAETFPDLAQMSVIDLGGRVSTWAQAGVRPKHVHVVNLEQAPADVPDWAEVDRADACALPRHIANRRYDLVFSNSVLEHVGGHERRLRFAETVHALADAHWVQTPYRYFPIEPHWIAPGMQFTPVRLRIALARHWPLAHTRPDCRETAVQQVLWTELVDRSQMRHYFPHSQIRAERLAGLIKSLIAVRSAG, from the coding sequence ATGGGGCTGCACGCGTTGCGATTCCGCCTGGTCGACAGCGAGAACTCCTGGGGTGCCCGGCGGCGAGCACGCCGGGCCGGCTGGCTCGCGGAGACGTTCCCGGACCTGGCCCAGATGTCCGTCATCGACCTCGGCGGACGGGTCAGCACCTGGGCGCAGGCCGGGGTACGCCCGAAACACGTCCACGTGGTCAACCTCGAACAGGCCCCGGCCGACGTACCGGACTGGGCGGAGGTGGACCGGGCCGACGCCTGCGCGCTGCCCCGGCACATCGCCAACCGCCGCTACGACCTCGTCTTCTCCAACTCCGTGCTGGAGCACGTCGGCGGGCACGAGCGCCGGCTGCGGTTCGCCGAGACGGTGCACGCGCTCGCCGACGCGCACTGGGTGCAGACCCCCTACCGCTACTTCCCGATCGAGCCGCACTGGATCGCCCCGGGCATGCAGTTCACCCCGGTCCGGCTGCGGATCGCGCTGGCCCGCCACTGGCCGCTGGCACACACCCGGCCGGACTGCCGGGAGACGGCGGTCCAGCAGGTGCTCTGGACCGAACTGGTGGACCGCTCCCAGATGCGGCACTACTTCCCGCACTCGCAGATCCGGGCCGAACGGCTGGCCGGGCTGATCAAGTCGCTGATCGCGGTCCGCAGCGCCGGCTGA
- a CDS encoding 3-hydroxyacyl-CoA dehydrogenase family protein — protein sequence MAGRLAVIGAGLMGSGIAQVAARAGWQVTLRDLDDAATRRGLSGIRTSLEKFAAKGTIGADEVEATLDRISPTTELEAAADADIVVEAVFERLEIKQEVFRALDRICAPGAVLATNTSAIPVTQIAAATDRPESVVGTHFFSPVPMMKLCELVRGYKTSDETLATVRAFAEEIGKTCVVVNRDIAGFVTTRLITALVMEAVKLVESGVISPEDLDTACKLGFGHAMGPLATTDLTGADVLLHATKNIYADTADEKFFPPELLQRMVTAGDLGRKTGKGFYSY from the coding sequence ATGGCGGGTCGACTCGCGGTCATCGGGGCCGGTCTGATGGGTTCGGGCATCGCCCAGGTCGCGGCGCGGGCGGGCTGGCAGGTGACCCTGCGCGACCTCGACGACGCCGCCACCCGCCGGGGCCTCTCCGGCATCCGCACCTCGCTGGAGAAGTTCGCGGCCAAGGGCACCATCGGAGCCGACGAGGTCGAGGCGACCTTGGACCGGATCAGCCCGACCACCGAGCTGGAGGCGGCGGCCGACGCCGACATCGTGGTCGAGGCGGTCTTCGAGCGGCTGGAGATCAAGCAGGAGGTGTTCCGGGCACTGGACCGGATCTGCGCCCCCGGCGCGGTGCTGGCCACCAACACCTCGGCCATCCCGGTCACCCAGATCGCCGCCGCCACCGACCGGCCGGAGTCGGTCGTCGGCACCCACTTCTTCTCCCCGGTGCCGATGATGAAGCTCTGCGAGCTGGTCCGGGGCTACAAGACCAGCGACGAGACGCTGGCCACCGTGCGGGCCTTCGCCGAGGAGATCGGCAAGACCTGCGTGGTGGTCAACCGGGACATCGCCGGCTTCGTCACCACCCGGCTGATCACCGCCCTGGTGATGGAGGCGGTCAAGCTGGTCGAGTCCGGGGTGATCTCGCCGGAGGACCTGGACACCGCCTGCAAGCTGGGCTTCGGGCACGCCATGGGGCCGCTGGCCACCACCGACCTGACCGGTGCCGACGTGCTGCTGCACGCGACGAAGAACATCTACGCCGACACCGCCGACGAGAAGTTCTTCCCGCCGGAGCTGTTGCAGCGGATGGTCACCGCCGGTGACCTGGGGCGGAAGACCGGAAAGGGCTTCTACTCGTACTGA
- a CDS encoding ABC transporter permease, which yields MSTTAAETASRPPAAAPGRRVGPVALGLRQGRLEVRQFLRSRESVVFTMLFPVVMILIFASIFRGEIGGGVRFTQYFVTGMIATGLMTVGFQSLAIQIPIERDRGVLKRLRGTPMPKWVYFVGKIIMVAVIGVAETVLLLAVAVLLFDLTLPQSADAWLTLLWVSVLGITACTLCGIAFSSLPRTGRGASATVTPVALVLQFISGVFFVFTDLPGWMQQVAAIFPLKWMCQGLRSVFLPGSFGAQEPAGSFELGRVALVLGLWCVAGLVLCLTTFRWTSRRDG from the coding sequence ATGTCGACCACCGCGGCGGAGACCGCCAGCAGGCCGCCGGCCGCCGCGCCGGGCCGGCGGGTCGGGCCGGTCGCGCTCGGCCTGCGTCAGGGCCGGCTGGAGGTACGCCAGTTCCTGCGCAGCCGCGAGTCCGTCGTCTTCACCATGCTCTTTCCGGTGGTGATGATCCTGATCTTCGCCTCGATCTTCCGGGGCGAGATCGGCGGCGGGGTCCGGTTCACCCAGTACTTCGTCACCGGCATGATCGCCACCGGCCTGATGACGGTCGGCTTCCAGAGCCTGGCCATCCAGATCCCGATCGAGCGGGACCGGGGCGTGCTGAAGCGGCTGCGCGGCACCCCGATGCCGAAGTGGGTCTACTTCGTCGGCAAGATCATCATGGTCGCCGTGATCGGCGTCGCCGAGACGGTACTGCTGCTCGCCGTCGCCGTGCTGCTCTTCGACCTCACCCTGCCGCAGTCCGCCGACGCCTGGCTCACCCTGCTCTGGGTCTCGGTACTCGGCATCACCGCCTGCACGCTCTGCGGCATCGCCTTCTCCTCGCTGCCCCGGACGGGGCGCGGGGCGTCCGCCACGGTGACCCCGGTGGCCCTGGTACTCCAGTTCATCTCCGGGGTCTTCTTCGTCTTCACCGACCTGCCGGGCTGGATGCAGCAGGTCGCGGCGATCTTCCCGCTGAAGTGGATGTGCCAGGGCCTGCGCTCGGTCTTCCTGCCCGGGTCGTTCGGCGCCCAGGAGCCGGCCGGTTCCTTCGAACTCGGCCGGGTCGCCCTGGTCCTCGGTCTCTGGTGCGTCGCCGGCCTGGTGCTCTGCCTGACCACCTTCCGGTGGACCAGCCGCCGCGACGGCTGA
- a CDS encoding NADPH-dependent FMN reductase, whose product MTRIAIILGSTRPGRNGEAVARWVYDIASQRSDAEYELIDLLDYKLPHLDEAIPPSMGQYANPHTLEWAAKIASFDGFVIVTPEYNHSTSGALKNAIDFLFAEWNNKAVGFVSYGSVGGARAVEHLRLVAGELMMADVRAQVALSLHSDFENYSVFKPGPHQADALGAVLDQTVAWSTALAPLRAS is encoded by the coding sequence ATGACCAGAATTGCCATCATCCTCGGCAGCACTCGCCCCGGCCGCAACGGCGAGGCCGTGGCCCGCTGGGTGTACGACATCGCCAGCCAGCGCAGCGACGCCGAGTACGAGCTGATCGACCTGCTGGACTACAAGCTGCCGCACCTCGACGAGGCGATCCCGCCGAGCATGGGCCAGTACGCCAACCCGCACACCCTGGAGTGGGCTGCCAAGATCGCGTCGTTCGACGGGTTCGTCATCGTGACCCCGGAGTACAACCACTCCACCTCCGGGGCGCTGAAGAACGCCATCGACTTCCTCTTCGCCGAGTGGAACAACAAGGCGGTCGGGTTCGTCAGCTACGGCTCGGTCGGTGGCGCCCGGGCGGTCGAGCACCTGCGCCTGGTCGCCGGCGAGCTGATGATGGCCGACGTACGGGCCCAGGTGGCGCTCTCGCTGCACAGCGACTTCGAGAACTACAGCGTCTTCAAGCCCGGCCCGCACCAGGCCGACGCCCTCGGCGCCGTACTCGACCAGACCGTCGCCTGGAGCACCGCGCTCGCGCCGCTGCGCGCCAGCTGA
- a CDS encoding polysaccharide deacetylase family protein has translation MLAKIFRVSLVTVAAAALVGALVLVVTVVRDGTTSATPPRFEPVRVTAPATAGTPGGPPTATPEPSTPTRTPGTAATPRPDPAIRPGATRPGTRPPVVDHGPRSGNLVALTFDADMTDAMLGNLRTGRARSYANLRIVELLERRQVPATFFLTGKWVERYPELTRRLAGNPRFELANHTYGHLAFTPDCYGLPRLPPGRMTEDVARTFRLIEPYGGRQTRYFRFPGLCHDAAALDALAPLGVTVVDGDVVSGDPFAGAWRPIVRAVLSKVRPGSIVVLHVTEENAAMTDEALPHILAGLRDRGLRPAPLSEVLAGG, from the coding sequence GTGCTCGCGAAGATCTTTCGGGTGTCCCTGGTCACCGTCGCCGCCGCCGCGCTGGTCGGCGCGCTCGTCCTCGTGGTGACCGTGGTCCGCGACGGCACCACGTCGGCGACCCCGCCCCGGTTCGAGCCGGTCCGGGTCACCGCCCCGGCGACCGCCGGCACACCCGGCGGCCCGCCGACGGCCACCCCGGAGCCGAGCACCCCGACCCGGACCCCCGGTACCGCCGCGACGCCCCGGCCGGACCCCGCGATCCGGCCCGGCGCGACCCGACCGGGCACCCGGCCGCCGGTGGTCGACCACGGGCCGCGCTCGGGCAACCTGGTGGCGCTGACCTTCGACGCCGACATGACCGACGCGATGCTCGGCAACCTGCGTACCGGCCGGGCGCGCTCCTACGCCAACCTGCGGATCGTCGAACTGCTGGAGCGGCGGCAGGTCCCGGCGACGTTCTTCCTGACCGGCAAGTGGGTCGAGCGCTATCCGGAGCTGACCCGGCGGCTGGCCGGCAACCCGCGCTTCGAGCTCGCCAACCACACGTACGGGCACCTGGCCTTCACGCCGGACTGCTACGGACTGCCCCGGCTGCCGCCGGGCCGGATGACCGAGGACGTGGCGCGGACGTTCCGGCTGATCGAGCCGTACGGCGGCCGGCAGACCCGCTACTTCCGGTTCCCCGGGCTCTGCCACGACGCCGCCGCGCTGGACGCGCTCGCCCCGCTCGGCGTGACGGTGGTCGACGGGGACGTGGTCAGCGGCGATCCCTTCGCCGGAGCCTGGCGGCCGATCGTCAGGGCGGTGCTGTCGAAGGTCAGGCCGGGCTCGATCGTGGTGCTGCACGTCACCGAGGAGAACGCGGCGATGACCGACGAGGCGCTGCCGCACATCCTCGCCGGGCTGCGGGACCGGGGGCTGCGCCCGGCGCCGCTGTCGGAGGTGCTGGCCGGCGGGTGA
- a CDS encoding DUF4126 domain-containing protein — translation MLEALTGTGLAASAGLNAYIPLLTMGLLARYTDVVNLPSGWQWISNGWVLAILVVLLAIETVADKVPVVDHVNDVVQTVVRPTAGGLAFGAGSGAETVTVSDPGQFFGSNQWVPVVIGVLIALGVHGVKAAARPVINAGTAGFGAPVASTAEDATSVVFSLSAILLPVLVLLFLLVVPLFVVWVVRRRRRRRAERRAARAAAREESMVDY, via the coding sequence GTGTTGGAAGCCCTCACCGGAACCGGTCTCGCGGCATCGGCCGGACTCAACGCGTACATCCCGTTGCTCACCATGGGGCTGCTCGCCCGCTACACCGACGTGGTGAACCTGCCCAGCGGCTGGCAGTGGATATCCAACGGCTGGGTACTCGCGATCCTGGTCGTACTCCTCGCGATCGAGACGGTCGCCGACAAGGTACCGGTGGTCGACCACGTCAACGACGTGGTGCAGACCGTCGTCCGGCCGACGGCCGGCGGGCTCGCCTTCGGCGCGGGTTCCGGGGCGGAGACGGTCACGGTCAGCGATCCGGGCCAGTTCTTCGGCTCCAACCAGTGGGTGCCGGTGGTGATCGGGGTGCTGATCGCGCTCGGCGTGCACGGGGTCAAGGCCGCCGCCCGGCCGGTCATCAACGCCGGTACGGCCGGCTTCGGCGCCCCGGTGGCGAGTACCGCCGAGGACGCGACCAGCGTGGTCTTCTCGCTCTCGGCGATCCTGCTGCCGGTGCTGGTCCTGCTCTTCCTGCTGGTCGTGCCGCTCTTCGTGGTCTGGGTGGTACGCCGACGCCGGCGCCGCCGCGCGGAGCGGAGAGCCGCCAGGGCCGCCGCCCGGGAGGAGTCCATGGTGGACTACTGA
- a CDS encoding winged helix DNA-binding domain-containing protein gives MTTPATHPSPDPPRQDPLMRRFSTAQVHARRLDRHALATPLPATALADVPARLGGVHAQVLSAAELGIGLRTAGTTRRDVRTALWDRRTLVKTRGPRFTVHLLATADLPIWTGALSELPVRPLELLTDEQAEQVVTAIADALREAELTTDELTEAVVARTGPWAGEPALAAFGGWWPRWVEAMSLATRRGTLCFGPNRGRLVTYTNPARWLPGFRPADGRTALAEVLRRYLHAYGPATPAHFAQWLAAPKRWAAELFDSLGDELEQVTVAETPAWVLAGDTELPAEPPRGVRLLPYFDAYPVGCFPRAEVFPGPAATRALAGGQAGNFPVLLVDGRVTGVWHQRRSGRRIEVTVESLADLTARQLRELDEQVQRVGEILEGDPRLTLGEVAVGPHA, from the coding sequence ATGACGACGCCGGCCACCCACCCCTCGCCCGACCCGCCCCGGCAGGACCCGCTGATGCGCCGGTTCAGCACGGCACAGGTCCACGCCCGACGCCTCGACCGGCACGCGCTGGCCACGCCGCTGCCCGCGACCGCCCTGGCCGACGTGCCGGCCCGGCTCGGCGGGGTACACGCCCAGGTCCTCTCCGCCGCCGAACTCGGGATCGGGCTGCGCACCGCCGGGACCACCCGGCGGGACGTACGGACCGCGCTCTGGGACCGACGCACCCTGGTCAAGACCCGTGGCCCCCGGTTCACCGTGCACCTGCTGGCCACCGCCGACCTTCCGATCTGGACCGGCGCACTCTCCGAACTGCCGGTACGCCCGCTGGAACTGCTCACCGACGAACAGGCCGAGCAGGTCGTCACGGCGATCGCCGACGCGCTGCGGGAGGCCGAACTGACCACCGACGAGCTGACCGAGGCGGTGGTCGCGCGCACCGGGCCGTGGGCGGGAGAACCGGCGCTGGCCGCGTTCGGGGGCTGGTGGCCGCGCTGGGTCGAGGCGATGTCACTGGCCACCCGGCGCGGTACGCTCTGCTTCGGGCCGAACCGGGGGCGGCTGGTGACGTACACCAACCCGGCCCGGTGGCTGCCCGGGTTCCGGCCCGCCGACGGGCGTACCGCGCTCGCCGAGGTGCTCCGCCGCTACCTCCACGCGTACGGGCCGGCCACCCCGGCGCACTTCGCGCAGTGGCTGGCCGCGCCGAAACGGTGGGCCGCCGAGCTGTTCGACTCGCTCGGCGACGAACTGGAGCAGGTGACCGTGGCGGAGACCCCGGCCTGGGTACTCGCCGGTGACACCGAACTACCGGCCGAGCCGCCACGCGGGGTACGGCTGTTGCCGTACTTCGACGCGTACCCGGTGGGCTGCTTTCCCCGCGCGGAGGTCTTCCCCGGTCCGGCCGCCACCCGGGCGCTGGCCGGCGGACAGGCCGGCAACTTCCCGGTGCTGCTGGTCGACGGGCGGGTGACCGGGGTCTGGCACCAGCGCCGCTCCGGCCGGCGGATCGAGGTGACCGTGGAGTCGCTGGCCGACCTGACCGCCCGCCAGCTACGGGAGCTGGACGAGCAGGTGCAGCGGGTCGGCGAGATCCTGGAGGGAGACCCCCGGCTCACCCTCGGCGAGGTGGCCGTCGGCCCGCACGCCTGA
- a CDS encoding cell wall protein: MTTTMDRRRLLSTAVLGGAGIAGATALGSLAPEAAFAAEPLKVAPGAPDPNFAEGRVTSITGSVVLLAGSDGALHRIQVTNGTSIWKFQPTTFDRLEKGDGMYVRGVRLPDGTLAADSLWANIVNLTAHIVSVGRNLLHLDHHGKRLVGHVVPGTTAAVYNGTPAISDVSLLRVGGHVQVIGAWHPDTNEISIATVYAAN; the protein is encoded by the coding sequence ATGACGACCACGATGGACCGTCGACGACTGCTCAGCACGGCCGTACTCGGCGGCGCCGGCATCGCCGGAGCCACCGCACTCGGCTCGCTCGCCCCGGAGGCGGCCTTCGCCGCCGAACCGCTGAAGGTGGCACCCGGCGCACCGGACCCGAACTTCGCCGAGGGCCGGGTCACCTCGATCACCGGCAGCGTGGTGCTGCTGGCCGGCTCGGACGGTGCGCTGCACCGGATCCAGGTCACCAACGGCACCAGCATCTGGAAGTTTCAGCCGACCACCTTCGACCGGCTCGAAAAGGGCGACGGGATGTACGTCCGGGGCGTACGGCTGCCCGACGGCACCCTCGCCGCCGACTCGCTCTGGGCCAACATCGTCAACCTGACCGCGCACATCGTCTCGGTCGGCCGGAACCTGCTGCACCTCGACCACCACGGCAAGCGGCTGGTCGGACACGTCGTACCCGGCACCACCGCCGCCGTCTACAACGGCACCCCGGCGATCTCCGACGTCTCGCTGCTGCGGGTCGGCGGGCACGTCCAGGTGATCGGCGCCTGGCACCCGGACACCAACGAGATCAGCATCGCCACGGTCTACGCCGCCAACTGA
- a CDS encoding ABC transporter ATP-binding protein, which translates to MAEQLAISVRGLRKAYGGNVAVDGVDLAVSRGEVFALLGPNGAGKTTTVEILEGYRRRDAGEVSVLGVDPDRADGQWRSRVGIVLQGTGEFDDLTVAEVVHHFAGFYPDPDDPDKVLERVGLAEKAKARTHTLSGGQKRRLDVALGIVGRPELLFLDEPTTGFDPEARREFWELIRDLAAAGTTIVLTTHYLDEAEALADRVAVITGGRLVEVAAPARLGNRAEALATVSWRTPEGVVERVETATPAALVTELAARFGGEVPGLTVTRPTLEDVYLRMIGHR; encoded by the coding sequence ATGGCAGAGCAGCTCGCGATCTCCGTACGGGGGTTGCGCAAGGCGTACGGCGGCAACGTCGCCGTGGACGGCGTCGACCTGGCGGTGTCCCGAGGCGAGGTCTTCGCCCTGCTCGGCCCGAACGGCGCCGGCAAGACCACCACGGTGGAGATCCTGGAGGGCTACCGGCGCCGGGACGCGGGCGAGGTCAGCGTGCTCGGTGTCGATCCGGACCGGGCTGACGGGCAGTGGCGGTCCCGGGTCGGCATCGTGCTCCAGGGCACCGGCGAGTTCGACGACCTGACGGTGGCCGAGGTGGTGCACCACTTCGCCGGCTTCTACCCCGACCCGGACGATCCGGACAAGGTGCTCGAACGGGTCGGGCTGGCCGAGAAGGCGAAGGCCCGGACCCACACCCTCTCCGGCGGGCAGAAGCGCCGGCTGGACGTGGCGCTCGGCATCGTCGGCCGGCCCGAGCTGCTCTTCCTGGACGAGCCGACCACCGGCTTCGACCCGGAGGCCCGCCGCGAGTTCTGGGAGCTGATCCGTGACCTGGCCGCCGCCGGCACCACCATCGTGCTGACCACGCACTACCTGGACGAGGCGGAGGCGCTCGCCGACCGGGTCGCGGTGATCACCGGCGGGCGGCTGGTCGAGGTGGCCGCCCCGGCCCGGCTCGGCAACCGGGCGGAGGCGCTGGCCACGGTCTCCTGGCGTACCCCGGAGGGTGTCGTGGAGCGGGTCGAGACCGCGACACCGGCGGCGCTGGTCACGGAGCTGGCGGCGCGGTTCGGCGGCGAGGTGCCGGGGCTGACCGTGACCCGGCCCACCCTGGAGGACGTCTACCTACGGATGATCGGGCACCGATGA